Proteins found in one Chaetodon auriga isolate fChaAug3 chromosome 12, fChaAug3.hap1, whole genome shotgun sequence genomic segment:
- the LOC143329797 gene encoding uncharacterized protein LOC143329797 isoform X2, producing MAPEEDEALLFLIYQHLKVNGYKKAAKVLEKHVTQVEAPEESCNLHDIYTGWMKLCSLAQHAKQEPEDSTTLKKNSIKAEPATSEEEEGTGVKFSNTTEEEKVDVKPPVESEEDAEVVPPEGETTTTHTDSDDEEEEKKEEEAKPEEESAPVEAAADAPDEAGSSGSSDAAEVVEHAPGGSSQVDPGRAAPDRPAAPDPAGLDGEGGEEHEEDDDELKQETEASAAEPTAVSQTEATPSSSQEAEDEDDDAAQLIQAEPTAADPTAQGTNEQPAESEAPPPEDLDTENPEEEEEEKEVESPDSSDVASSLKPEDQTMSPEERGGAADLPVADPEEAAVAAADERVDPEVSIILNIGVEDEEAAEQETSQLLPEESAETCDDGETPRRKKKKKKSKKDAETPAADTSTDASTVDTASDTPSSTKTPRKKGKKRREEVAEEEEEEEEEEQQQQQQEDTPQAASSEKKKKAKKRRRERDEVEEKDEGTPVTPFEKKKMKVRDVEEETKVEELVSPAQTTEEKKKKKKRKRKKEGGEKEEEVQSEEQPAGGDDDTEEKLEAADGNSTAKKKNRLRNKLSLKKRLRLRRMKSSITLESRKLQGRKKQQQKRLPDPAQGDDTPKKKKMKLNTEQENSSKENQPPKTKKEKKKKKKKRSAEEADESDAVSAELPEVDSSPLSKEGKKKKKKAAKAGKEEATTGSSAPVTVSPPAKKKKKSRLMEKLEDTAADGHAPPDGHAPPDGHAPPAASTKKKSKKMISSD from the exons gctGTGCTCTCTCGCTCAGCATGCCAAACAGGAGCCGGAAGACTCAACAACTTTGAAGAAGAACAGCATCAAAGCGGAACCTGCCACCAGCGAAGAAGAGGAGGGCACAGGCGTGAAATTCTCcaacaccacagaagaagaaaaggtggATGTCAAACCTCCTGTTG AGTCCGAGGAGGACGCCGAGGTCGTCCCTCCTGAAGGTGAAACCACAACGACGCACACTGACAGCGacgacgaagaagaagaaaagaaagaggaggaagcaaaGCCAGAAGAAGAG TCGGCTCCTGTCGAGGCGGCTGCCGACGCTCCTGACGAGGCAGGGAGCTCCGGCTCCTCCGACGCTGCGGAGGTGGTGGAACACGCCCCGGGCGGCTCCAGCCAGGTCGACCCCGGACGAGCCGCCCCCGATCGGCCCGCGGCTCCGGATCCAGCCGGTTTGGACGGCGAGGGCGGTGAGGAGCACGAGGAGGACGACGATGAGCTGAAGCAG GAGACAGAAGCCTCCGCAGCTGAACcgacagctgtcagtcaaacagaggCCACGCCTTCCTCCAGTCAGGAGGCAGAGGATGAGGACGACGACGCTGCACAG ctcatccAGGCCGAGCCCACCGCGGCTGACCCGACAGCTCAGGGGACCAATGAGCAGCCGGCGGAGAGTGAAGCCCCGCCCCCCGAAG accttgacactgaaaatccagaggaggaagaggaggaaaaggaggtgGAG AGTCCAGACAGCAGTGACGTCGCCTCCTCGCTGAAACCCGAGGACCAAACGATGAGTCCAGAGGAGCGAGGCGGCGCCGCAGACCTGCCCGTCGCTGACCCTG AAGAGGCGGCGGTGGCGGCTGCAGACGAGCGAGTCGACCCAGAGGTCTCCATCATCCTCAACATCGGAGTCGAAGACGAGGAAGCAGCCGAGCAAGAAACCAGTCAGCTGCTCCCTGAGGAGTCAGCCGAGACCTGCGACGATGGCGAAACTcccaggaggaagaagaagaagaagaagagcaaaaagGACGCAGAGACGCCAGCTGCAGATACGAGCACAGACGCATCCACCGTAGACACAGCCAGCGATACTCCTTCTTCCACCAAGACTCCCAGGAAGAAAGGCAAAAAGAGACGGGAGGAggtggcagaggaagaggaggaggaggaggaggaggagcagcagcagcagcagcaggaggacacgCCTCAGGCCGCTtcatcagagaagaagaagaaggcaaagaaaagaagaagggagagagatgaagtggaggagaaagatgagggAACCCCTGTCACTccttttgaaaagaaaaagatgaaggtCAGAGACGTGGAGGAGGAGACGAAGGTGGAGGAGCTTGTGAGTCCGGCACAGACGAccgaggagaaaaagaagaagaagaagagaaagaggaaaaaggagggtggagaaaaggaagaggaggtgcaGTCTGAGGAAcaaccagcagggggcgacgaCGACACGGAAGAGAAGCTGGAGGCTGCag ATGGAAACTCGACGGCCAAGAAGAAGAATCGCCTCAGGAATAAACTGAGCCTGAAGAagagactgaggctgaggaggatgaagagcagcatCACCTTAGAGAGCAGGAAGCTCCAAGGCAGAAAGAA acaacagcagaaaagacTTCCTGATCCTGCCCAGGGCGACGAcacaccaaagaagaagaagatgaaactGAACACTGAGCAAGAGAATTCCTCAAAGGAGAACCAGCCACCAAAGAcgaagaaagagaagaagaagaagaagaagaagaggtcgGCGGAGGAGGCGGATGAAAGCGACGCGGTGAGCGCCGAGCTCCCTGAAGTCGACTCGTCTCCACTTTCAaaggaagggaagaagaagaagaagaaggcggCGAAGGCTGGAAAAGAAGAGGCGACAACAGGAAGTTCAGCGCCCGTCACTGTGAGCCCACCTGCAAAGAAGAAGA AGAAGAGCAGACTGATGGAGAAACTGGAGGACACTGCTGCAGACGGACACGCTCCTCCAGACGGACACGCTCCTCCAGACGGACacgctcctccagcagcttctaCG aaaaagaaatccaaaaAGATGATCTCCTCTGATTAA
- the LOC143329797 gene encoding uncharacterized protein LOC143329797 isoform X1 → MAPEEDEALLFLIYQHLKVNGYKKAAKVLEKHVTQVEAPEESCNLHDIYTGWMKLCSLAQHAKQEPEDSTTLKKNSIKAEPATSEEEEGTGVKFSNTTEEEKVDVKPPVESEEDAEVVPPEGETTTTHTDSDDEEEEKKEEEAKPEEESAPVEAAADAPDEAGSSGSSDAAEVVEHAPGGSSQVDPGRAAPDRPAAPDPAGLDGEGGEEHEEDDDELKQETEASAAEPTAVSQTEATPSSSQEAEDEDDDAAQQLIQAEPTAADPTAQGTNEQPAESEAPPPEDLDTENPEEEEEEKEVESPDSSDVASSLKPEDQTMSPEERGGAADLPVADPEEAAVAAADERVDPEVSIILNIGVEDEEAAEQETSQLLPEESAETCDDGETPRRKKKKKKSKKDAETPAADTSTDASTVDTASDTPSSTKTPRKKGKKRREEVAEEEEEEEEEEQQQQQQEDTPQAASSEKKKKAKKRRRERDEVEEKDEGTPVTPFEKKKMKVRDVEEETKVEELVSPAQTTEEKKKKKKRKRKKEGGEKEEEVQSEEQPAGGDDDTEEKLEAADGNSTAKKKNRLRNKLSLKKRLRLRRMKSSITLESRKLQGRKKQQQKRLPDPAQGDDTPKKKKMKLNTEQENSSKENQPPKTKKEKKKKKKKRSAEEADESDAVSAELPEVDSSPLSKEGKKKKKKAAKAGKEEATTGSSAPVTVSPPAKKKKKSRLMEKLEDTAADGHAPPDGHAPPDGHAPPAASTKKKSKKMISSD, encoded by the exons gctGTGCTCTCTCGCTCAGCATGCCAAACAGGAGCCGGAAGACTCAACAACTTTGAAGAAGAACAGCATCAAAGCGGAACCTGCCACCAGCGAAGAAGAGGAGGGCACAGGCGTGAAATTCTCcaacaccacagaagaagaaaaggtggATGTCAAACCTCCTGTTG AGTCCGAGGAGGACGCCGAGGTCGTCCCTCCTGAAGGTGAAACCACAACGACGCACACTGACAGCGacgacgaagaagaagaaaagaaagaggaggaagcaaaGCCAGAAGAAGAG TCGGCTCCTGTCGAGGCGGCTGCCGACGCTCCTGACGAGGCAGGGAGCTCCGGCTCCTCCGACGCTGCGGAGGTGGTGGAACACGCCCCGGGCGGCTCCAGCCAGGTCGACCCCGGACGAGCCGCCCCCGATCGGCCCGCGGCTCCGGATCCAGCCGGTTTGGACGGCGAGGGCGGTGAGGAGCACGAGGAGGACGACGATGAGCTGAAGCAG GAGACAGAAGCCTCCGCAGCTGAACcgacagctgtcagtcaaacagaggCCACGCCTTCCTCCAGTCAGGAGGCAGAGGATGAGGACGACGACGCTGCACAG cagctcatccAGGCCGAGCCCACCGCGGCTGACCCGACAGCTCAGGGGACCAATGAGCAGCCGGCGGAGAGTGAAGCCCCGCCCCCCGAAG accttgacactgaaaatccagaggaggaagaggaggaaaaggaggtgGAG AGTCCAGACAGCAGTGACGTCGCCTCCTCGCTGAAACCCGAGGACCAAACGATGAGTCCAGAGGAGCGAGGCGGCGCCGCAGACCTGCCCGTCGCTGACCCTG AAGAGGCGGCGGTGGCGGCTGCAGACGAGCGAGTCGACCCAGAGGTCTCCATCATCCTCAACATCGGAGTCGAAGACGAGGAAGCAGCCGAGCAAGAAACCAGTCAGCTGCTCCCTGAGGAGTCAGCCGAGACCTGCGACGATGGCGAAACTcccaggaggaagaagaagaagaagaagagcaaaaagGACGCAGAGACGCCAGCTGCAGATACGAGCACAGACGCATCCACCGTAGACACAGCCAGCGATACTCCTTCTTCCACCAAGACTCCCAGGAAGAAAGGCAAAAAGAGACGGGAGGAggtggcagaggaagaggaggaggaggaggaggaggagcagcagcagcagcagcaggaggacacgCCTCAGGCCGCTtcatcagagaagaagaagaaggcaaagaaaagaagaagggagagagatgaagtggaggagaaagatgagggAACCCCTGTCACTccttttgaaaagaaaaagatgaaggtCAGAGACGTGGAGGAGGAGACGAAGGTGGAGGAGCTTGTGAGTCCGGCACAGACGAccgaggagaaaaagaagaagaagaagagaaagaggaaaaaggagggtggagaaaaggaagaggaggtgcaGTCTGAGGAAcaaccagcagggggcgacgaCGACACGGAAGAGAAGCTGGAGGCTGCag ATGGAAACTCGACGGCCAAGAAGAAGAATCGCCTCAGGAATAAACTGAGCCTGAAGAagagactgaggctgaggaggatgaagagcagcatCACCTTAGAGAGCAGGAAGCTCCAAGGCAGAAAGAA acaacagcagaaaagacTTCCTGATCCTGCCCAGGGCGACGAcacaccaaagaagaagaagatgaaactGAACACTGAGCAAGAGAATTCCTCAAAGGAGAACCAGCCACCAAAGAcgaagaaagagaagaagaagaagaagaagaagaggtcgGCGGAGGAGGCGGATGAAAGCGACGCGGTGAGCGCCGAGCTCCCTGAAGTCGACTCGTCTCCACTTTCAaaggaagggaagaagaagaagaagaaggcggCGAAGGCTGGAAAAGAAGAGGCGACAACAGGAAGTTCAGCGCCCGTCACTGTGAGCCCACCTGCAAAGAAGAAGA AGAAGAGCAGACTGATGGAGAAACTGGAGGACACTGCTGCAGACGGACACGCTCCTCCAGACGGACACGCTCCTCCAGACGGACacgctcctccagcagcttctaCG aaaaagaaatccaaaaAGATGATCTCCTCTGATTAA